A stretch of the Massilia sp. W12 genome encodes the following:
- the mog gene encoding molybdopterin adenylyltransferase: protein MTSPERALKIGLVSISDRASSGVYQDQGIPALQDWLRTALISPFACVTRLIADERAQIEAALCELVDVARCDLVLTTGGTGPARRDVTPEATLAVATREMPGFGEQMRQISLAFVPTAILSRQVGVLREIEGHAALILNLPGQPKAIKETLEGLRDEQGKTRVPGIFAAVPYCIDLIGGPYAETRPEVCAAFRPKSAQRPAAVQQQQQ, encoded by the coding sequence ATGACGAGTCCTGAACGCGCTTTGAAAATCGGCCTGGTTTCGATTTCCGACCGCGCCAGCAGCGGCGTATATCAGGATCAGGGCATTCCGGCCTTGCAAGACTGGTTGCGCACTGCGCTGATTTCTCCCTTTGCATGCGTGACGCGGCTGATTGCCGATGAGCGTGCGCAAATTGAAGCCGCCCTGTGCGAATTAGTCGATGTGGCGCGCTGTGACCTGGTGTTGACCACCGGCGGCACCGGCCCGGCGCGGCGCGATGTGACGCCGGAAGCCACGCTGGCGGTGGCCACACGCGAGATGCCGGGCTTTGGCGAACAAATGCGCCAAATCAGCCTGGCCTTTGTGCCGACGGCGATTTTGTCGCGCCAGGTGGGCGTGTTGCGAGAAATCGAAGGCCATGCCGCCCTGATTTTGAATTTGCCGGGCCAGCCCAAAGCCATCAAAGAAACGCTGGAAGGCTTGCGCGATGAGCAGGGCAAGACCCGCGTGCCGGGCATTTTCGCTGCTGTGCCGTATTGCATTGATCTGATCGGCGGGCCATATGCCGAAACCCGGCCCGAAGTATGCGCCGCCTTCCGCCCCAAATCGGCGCAGCGCCCGGCGGCTGTCCAACAACAACAGCAATGA
- the pmbA gene encoding metalloprotease PmbA, giving the protein MKHSAFTYTQAQFQDYAEQILRHAQQQGCSDATVDVSEGSGLSVSVRRGKVETIEQNRDKGIAVSVYMGLRRGNASTSDFSPASLRATVEAACNIARFTAEDACAGLPDVDMLERQPQDLKMFYHWPIDAQEALALAKRAEDAAFAVDKRVTNSEGSAVSVQHSQFFMMNSRGFAGGYPYSRHSLSVCPITGRGSHMQRDYWYSSQRDPRKLAEPEAVGRYAAERALSRLHARRLKTGQYPVLYEAPLAVGLLGAFVQAVSGSSLYRQSSFLLDSLGRQVFPSHISILEEPHIKGGMGSAPFDEEGVRTVRREVVSKGVVQGYFLSTYSARKLGMVSTGNAGGSHNLRLRSSRTRKTDDFNAMLQKLGTGLLVTDLMGQGVNYVTGDYSRGAAGFWVENGVIAYPVEEITIAGNMRDMFQQIVAVGADEMQRGAKTCGSILIENMVVAGN; this is encoded by the coding sequence ATGAAGCATTCCGCGTTTACCTATACCCAGGCGCAGTTTCAGGACTATGCCGAACAAATTTTGCGTCATGCACAGCAGCAAGGCTGCTCTGACGCCACCGTCGATGTCTCTGAGGGCAGTGGCCTGTCGGTCTCGGTGCGGCGCGGCAAAGTCGAGACCATCGAGCAAAACCGCGATAAAGGGATTGCCGTTTCGGTGTATATGGGTTTGCGGCGCGGCAACGCCAGCACATCCGATTTTTCCCCTGCTTCATTGCGCGCCACGGTCGAGGCGGCCTGCAATATTGCGCGCTTTACGGCTGAGGATGCGTGCGCCGGCTTGCCGGATGTGGACATGCTGGAGCGTCAGCCGCAGGATTTGAAAATGTTTTATCACTGGCCGATTGATGCGCAAGAGGCGCTGGCGTTGGCGAAGCGCGCCGAAGATGCGGCGTTTGCCGTGGATAAGCGCGTCACCAATAGCGAAGGCAGTGCGGTTTCGGTGCAGCATTCGCAATTTTTCATGATGAATTCACGCGGTTTCGCCGGCGGTTATCCCTACTCCCGCCATTCTTTATCAGTCTGCCCGATCACCGGTCGCGGCAGTCATATGCAGCGTGATTACTGGTATAGCTCGCAACGCGATCCGCGTAAATTGGCTGAGCCGGAAGCGGTCGGGCGTTATGCCGCTGAACGTGCTTTGTCGCGTTTGCATGCGCGCCGTCTGAAGACCGGTCAGTATCCGGTTTTATATGAAGCACCGTTGGCGGTTGGTTTGCTGGGCGCCTTTGTGCAGGCGGTTTCAGGCAGTTCGCTGTATCGCCAATCTTCTTTCCTGCTCGACAGCCTGGGACGGCAAGTGTTTCCCTCGCATATCAGTATTCTGGAAGAGCCGCACATCAAAGGCGGCATGGGCTCGGCCCCGTTTGATGAGGAAGGCGTGCGCACAGTGCGCCGTGAGGTGGTCAGCAAGGGCGTGGTGCAGGGTTATTTTCTGTCCACCTATTCCGCGCGCAAGCTGGGCATGGTCAGCACCGGGAACGCCGGCGGCTCGCACAATCTGCGCCTGCGCTCCTCGCGCACCCGCAAAACCGATGATTTCAACGCCATGCTGCAAAAGCTCGGCACCGGCTTGCTGGTGACGGATTTGATGGGGCAGGGCGTGAATTATGTGACCGGCGATTATTCGCGCGGCGCCGCCGGTTTTTGGGTCGAAAACGGCGTGATTGCCTACCCGGTCGAGGAAATCACAATTGCCGGCAATATGCGTGACATGTTCCAGCAAATTGTGGCGGTGGGCGCGGATGAAATGCAGCGCGGGGCCAAAACCTGCGGTTCGATTTTGATCGAAAACATGGTGGTGGCAGGCAATTGA
- the maiA gene encoding maleylacetoacetate isomerase — MKLYTYFRSSAAYRVRIALNLKGLQPEMIPIHLLKDGGMQLQPAYRAINPEGLVPALEDAGQMLTQSLAIIEYLDETCPQPALLPADALGRARVRALSLSIACDIHPLNNLRILRYLSGEFQVTEEQKNAWYRHWCEVGLGALEAQLARSEATGRFCHGDTPGMADCCLVPQVFNAQRFNVDLSALPTILRINQACLELPAFEAAHPSKQADAE; from the coding sequence ATGAAGCTGTACACCTATTTCCGCAGCTCCGCCGCCTACCGTGTGCGCATTGCGCTCAATCTCAAGGGCTTGCAGCCGGAGATGATCCCGATTCACCTGCTGAAAGATGGCGGCATGCAATTGCAGCCGGCATACCGCGCCATCAATCCGGAAGGCTTGGTGCCGGCGCTGGAAGATGCCGGTCAAATGCTGACCCAATCGCTGGCCATCATCGAATATCTGGATGAAACCTGTCCGCAGCCGGCCTTGTTGCCGGCTGATGCGCTTGGCCGTGCGCGCGTGCGCGCCCTGAGTCTGTCGATTGCCTGCGACATCCATCCGCTGAATAATTTGCGCATTCTGCGCTATCTGAGCGGTGAATTTCAGGTCACGGAAGAGCAGAAAAACGCCTGGTACCGGCACTGGTGCGAAGTGGGGCTGGGCGCACTCGAAGCGCAGCTCGCGCGCAGCGAGGCCACAGGCCGCTTCTGCCATGGCGACACGCCGGGCATGGCGGACTGCTGCCTTGTGCCGCAAGTCTTCAATGCGCAGCGCTTCAATGTCGATTTGAGCGCGCTGCCGACCATTCTGCGGATTAATCAAGCCTGTCTGGAATTGCCAGCCTTCGAGGCGGCGCATCCATCCAAACAAGCTGACGCGGAATAA
- the yjgA gene encoding ribosome biogenesis factor YjgA: protein MPNPNRGSCGFQSNEFEQEYDRPSKSQLKREMTALQKLGEELIALSKDRVRKVPMPEDVREAILACQTIRDHEGRRRQLQYVGKKMRSLTEEEVAQIQRMLESFKGGSRAETALLHATERKRERLLADDNALTELLARHPELDAQHLRTLIRNARREQEQNKPPKAYREIFQILKDLGTASATRIAGAAAAQEADEASGDEDDES from the coding sequence ATGCCAAATCCAAATCGCGGCTCGTGCGGCTTCCAATCGAATGAATTCGAGCAGGAGTACGACCGGCCCTCAAAGTCCCAATTAAAACGCGAAATGACTGCGTTGCAAAAACTGGGCGAAGAATTAATTGCGCTCTCCAAAGACCGGGTGCGTAAAGTCCCGATGCCGGAAGATGTGCGCGAAGCCATCCTGGCCTGCCAAACCATCCGCGATCATGAAGGCCGCCGCCGCCAGCTGCAGTACGTTGGCAAAAAAATGCGCAGCCTGACTGAAGAGGAAGTGGCGCAAATCCAGCGCATGCTGGAGAGCTTCAAAGGCGGTTCGCGCGCGGAAACCGCGCTCTTGCACGCCACCGAACGCAAACGCGAACGCCTGCTGGCGGACGATAACGCGCTGACCGAATTGCTGGCGCGCCACCCTGAACTCGACGCCCAGCATCTGCGCACCTTAATCCGCAATGCGCGACGCGAGCAGGAACAAAACAAACCGCCCAAGGCTTACCGCGAAATTTTCCAGATTTTGAAAGATCTGGGCACTGCCAGCGCGACCCGTATTGCCGGCGCCGCCGCCGCCCAGGAAGCCGATGAAGCGTCCGGGGATGAAGATGACGAGTCCTGA
- a CDS encoding dienelactone hydrolase family protein, with the protein MTEKLLDAVQRETGPKPQAAVIWLHGLGDSGHGFSPIVPQLDLDGCPDIRFIFPHAPAMPVTINNGYVMPAWYDIRDGDLAQREDEAGLRKSEAAIAKLIAREHARGIPYERIVLAGFSQGCAMTLQTGLRFPHRLAGLLGLSGYLPLGHTLANERHAANAKTPLMLMHGKQDPVVPIRRAEQSRDLLAALGYRVEWRAYPMEHTVIDEELDHISAWLRARLCPPAAQ; encoded by the coding sequence ATGACGGAAAAATTATTGGATGCGGTGCAACGCGAAACCGGGCCGAAACCGCAGGCGGCAGTGATCTGGTTGCATGGCCTGGGCGATTCCGGCCATGGTTTTTCGCCCATCGTGCCGCAACTCGATCTGGACGGCTGTCCGGACATCCGTTTTATCTTCCCGCATGCGCCAGCGATGCCGGTGACGATCAATAATGGTTATGTGATGCCGGCCTGGTATGACATCCGCGATGGCGATTTGGCGCAGCGCGAGGATGAAGCCGGCTTGCGCAAATCTGAAGCGGCAATCGCCAAATTGATTGCGCGCGAACATGCGCGCGGCATTCCCTATGAACGCATCGTGCTGGCCGGTTTCAGCCAGGGTTGCGCGATGACGCTGCAAACCGGTTTGCGCTTTCCGCACCGCTTAGCCGGCTTGCTCGGCCTGTCAGGTTATTTGCCGCTGGGCCATACGCTGGCCAATGAGCGCCATGCGGCGAACGCCAAAACCCCGCTCATGCTGATGCACGGCAAGCAGGATCCGGTTGTGCCGATCCGGCGCGCCGAGCAAAGCCGCGACCTGCTGGCTGCGCTGGGCTACCGCGTGGAGTGGCGCGCTTATCCAATGGAACATACCGTGATCGATGAGGAACTCGATCATATTTCAGCCTGGCTGCGCGCGCGTCTATGCCCGCCGGCAGCTCAATAA